The Gemmatimonadaceae bacterium genome includes a window with the following:
- the solA gene encoding N-methyl-L-tryptophan oxidase: protein MSYDVIVLGAGAMGSATALHLARRGARVLVLEQFGIGHDQGSSHGYTRIIRLAYFEHPSYVPLLARAYELWEELERESGRALLHITGSLDAGTRESRTFSGSLESCRLHALPHEVLTSADIAQRFPGYRLPNDVMAVFQPRGGFLVPEACIEAHVAGARARGAVVHTDERVLSWEARDDGVVVRTTHGRHAAARLVVAAGAWSGALVPALHDLLVPERQVLGWFEVGDRDLFAPSRFPVFNLDLGGEHWYGFPEFGVPGFKLGCYHHLREVADPDRMDRGAVSSRDVALLRALVERCFPAVSAEVLLTRTCLFTNTPDEHFILDRLPDAPQVTVAHACSGHGFKFSSVIGEIAADLALDGATAHDIALHRLSRFPTHPVTL from the coding sequence ATGTCGTACGACGTGATCGTGCTGGGCGCGGGGGCGATGGGGAGCGCGACCGCGTTGCACCTGGCGCGGCGGGGCGCGCGCGTCCTGGTGCTGGAGCAGTTCGGGATCGGGCACGACCAGGGGTCGTCGCACGGCTATACGCGCATCATCCGCCTCGCCTACTTCGAGCATCCGTCGTATGTCCCGCTGCTGGCGAGGGCGTACGAGTTGTGGGAGGAGCTGGAGCGCGAGAGCGGTCGCGCGCTGCTGCACATCACCGGTTCGCTCGACGCCGGCACGCGTGAGTCGCGCACCTTCAGCGGTTCGCTGGAGTCTTGCCGCCTGCACGCGCTCCCGCACGAGGTGCTCACGTCGGCCGACATCGCACAGCGCTTTCCCGGCTATCGCCTCCCAAACGACGTGATGGCGGTCTTCCAGCCACGCGGCGGCTTCCTGGTGCCGGAGGCGTGCATCGAGGCGCATGTGGCAGGGGCGCGGGCACGCGGCGCGGTGGTGCACACGGATGAACGCGTCCTCTCGTGGGAGGCGCGCGACGATGGTGTGGTCGTGCGCACCACGCATGGCCGTCATGCCGCGGCGCGCCTGGTTGTCGCTGCCGGTGCCTGGAGTGGCGCGCTGGTCCCTGCGCTGCACGACCTCCTGGTCCCCGAGCGACAGGTGCTGGGGTGGTTCGAGGTGGGCGATCGCGACCTGTTCGCCCCTTCCCGCTTCCCGGTCTTCAACCTCGACCTCGGGGGCGAGCACTGGTACGGCTTTCCGGAGTTTGGGGTCCCGGGGTTCAAGCTGGGGTGCTATCACCACCTGCGCGAGGTGGCCGACCCGGATCGCATGGATCGCGGCGCCGTCTCGTCGCGTGACGTGGCACTCCTGCGCGCCCTCGTGGAGCGATGCTTCCCCGCGGTGAGCGCCGAAGTGCTCCTCACGAGGACGTGCCTGTTCACCAACACTCCCGACGAGCATTTCATCCTCGACCGCCTCCCCGACGCGCCGCAGGTGACCGTTGCCCATGCCTGCTCCGGGCACGGCTTCAAGTTCAGCAGCGTGATCGGCGAGATTGCGGCCGACCTTGCACTCGACGGCGCCACCGCGCACGACATCGCGCTGCACCGGCTGTCGCGTTTCCCGACGCATCCCGTCACGCTGTGA
- a CDS encoding efflux RND transporter periplasmic adaptor subunit, whose translation MLAPRDPRSSAPAQARPARATPSRRRASRAPAWPLLLLLAAACGRGNAATSDTSPRAIPVDVEQVQRQSLAPPVIATGTLGGKEEVPLSFSTGGIIARILVEEGRAVRAGELLAELSPVPVSAEVAKAEQGRGKAERDLARVRALHRDSIATTEQLQDATTALAVAEQNLKAARFALDHSVVRAPSNGVVLRRLAEPNQVVGAGTAVLIVRTAQRGVVLRAGLPDRDAVRVHLGDSAVVTFDALPGERYRGRVTQRASAASSLTGTYAVELALESRAEPLASGLIGRVEIRTRGEGSLPTLPLEALVEADGDSAAVFVVARGSDRGTRRAVHIARIVGDRVALSSGVEAGEWVVVRGAAYLDDETRIAVRNGWSGDRQ comes from the coding sequence ATGCTCGCCCCTCGCGACCCAAGGTCCAGCGCCCCCGCCCAAGCGCGCCCCGCGCGCGCCACTCCCAGCCGCCGGCGCGCGTCACGGGCCCCGGCGTGGCCGCTGCTCTTGCTGCTGGCGGCAGCCTGCGGGCGCGGAAACGCCGCCACCTCCGACACGTCGCCGCGTGCCATCCCGGTCGACGTCGAGCAGGTGCAACGCCAGTCGCTGGCGCCGCCGGTCATCGCCACGGGAACGCTCGGCGGAAAGGAGGAGGTCCCGCTCTCGTTCAGCACCGGTGGCATCATCGCCCGCATCCTGGTGGAGGAAGGGAGGGCGGTGCGCGCCGGCGAGCTCCTGGCCGAGCTGTCGCCTGTCCCGGTGTCGGCGGAGGTCGCCAAGGCCGAGCAGGGGCGCGGCAAGGCAGAGCGCGACCTGGCGCGGGTGCGAGCGCTCCATCGCGACTCGATCGCCACGACCGAGCAGCTGCAAGATGCGACGACCGCGCTGGCCGTCGCCGAGCAGAACCTCAAGGCGGCGCGCTTTGCCCTGGATCACAGCGTGGTGCGCGCCCCGTCCAACGGCGTGGTGCTGCGACGGCTGGCCGAGCCCAACCAGGTGGTGGGGGCCGGGACGGCGGTGCTCATCGTACGCACGGCGCAGCGGGGCGTGGTGCTGCGCGCCGGCCTCCCCGATCGCGATGCCGTGCGCGTGCACCTGGGCGACTCGGCCGTCGTGACCTTCGACGCACTCCCCGGCGAGCGGTATCGCGGGCGCGTCACGCAGCGCGCCTCCGCTGCGTCGAGTTTGACCGGGACGTACGCGGTGGAGCTGGCACTGGAGTCGCGCGCCGAGCCGCTGGCGTCGGGGCTCATCGGGCGCGTCGAGATCCGGACGCGCGGCGAAGGATCGCTTCCAACGCTCCCGCTCGAGGCACTGGTCGAGGCCGACGGCGACTCGGCGGCGGTCTTTGTCGTCGCGCGCGGGAGCGACCGCGGGACGCGACGCGCGGTGCACATCGCCCGCATCGTGGGCGATCGCGTGGCGCTCTCGTCGGGCGTGGAGGCCGGGGAGTGGGTGGTAGTGCGCGGTGCGGCCTATCTGGACGACGAGACGCGCATCGCGGTGCGCAACGGGTGGAGCGGTGACAGGCAATGA
- a CDS encoding efflux RND transporter permease subunit translates to MNVARFSVRNRPFMVVVLVALIALGIFSLRTIPRAEDPTFPMPTYVIAAVYPGASPVDLEQLVADPIEKRIKELDRLKAIRTTIEDGLATVEVEFDAEVDADAKYEEVLRELNALRPDLPDDLLRLETRQFDAGRVNIVQLALVSPTAPFAEMEREARRLKDRLSRIDGVRQVQTWAIPAREVTVSLDLGRMAQLRIPVSQVLQAIQSEDANIPGGSVDAGQRKFNVKTSGSYQTLEEVRETVVAGAAGATVRLQDVADVQWRYAEAKHLGRYNGERAAFITANMKNARNISQVRDEIYEVLDRFERDLPPTMTVARGFDQSRNVQARLQKLGGDFLLAILLVLVTLLPLGLRAAGVTMISIPLSLAIGISLLKAAGYTINQLSIVGFVIALGLLVDDSIVVVENIARFLREGHTRTRAAILATQQITVAVLGTTATLMFAFLPLLMLPGAVGQFIRGLPLAVTFTILASLLVSLTIIPFLSSVVLKEERDAHGNIFLRGLNRVIDATYSRLLHRALGKPRTTLAVAALLFVASLAAIPVVGFSLFPAAGTPQFMITVETPDGWSLGATNGVVQQIEKELLQRRDVRSVFANVGRGNPQVYYNVLPGGERPNVGALFVLLDAYDGRHTPVMLDSLRRRFDQIPNARILVKEFENGPPIEAPIALRLTGENLDTLRTLAERLEKVMATTAGTRDVVNPLRVNRTDLKLDIDRAKAGLLAIPTVEIDRTVRLGIAGLRAGSFRDHDGEEYDITVRLPRGEHQVLSALDQVHVASLSGAQVPLSQVATVRFESSPPRIVHQDAERAVTVTAYTETGFNTDRVTKAVLARIPDLDLPSGYRLVPAGELESRQESFGGLGTAIILATFGILAILILEFRTFKGMVIVASVIPLGIIGGIGALLLSGYTLSFTAVIGFVALIGIEIKNSILLVDFTNQLREEGMALYQAIETAGKIRFLPIVLTTLTAIGGLLPLAAQGSSLYSPLALVIIGGLISSTLLSRLVTPVMYMLLPPALGSAMDADTAEHRAVPAVLPPGVSTGEAGGAMT, encoded by the coding sequence ATGAACGTCGCCCGCTTCTCCGTCCGGAACCGCCCCTTCATGGTGGTGGTCCTGGTCGCGCTCATCGCGTTAGGCATCTTCTCGCTGCGCACCATCCCGCGCGCCGAGGACCCGACCTTCCCGATGCCGACGTACGTGATCGCCGCCGTCTACCCGGGGGCGAGCCCGGTCGACCTCGAGCAACTGGTGGCCGACCCGATCGAGAAGCGCATCAAGGAGCTCGACCGGCTCAAGGCGATCCGCACGACGATCGAGGACGGGCTGGCGACGGTGGAGGTGGAGTTCGACGCCGAGGTGGATGCCGACGCGAAGTACGAGGAGGTGCTGCGCGAGCTCAACGCGCTGCGCCCCGACCTGCCGGACGACCTGTTGCGCCTGGAGACGCGACAGTTCGACGCCGGGCGCGTCAACATCGTGCAGCTGGCGCTGGTGTCGCCCACCGCCCCGTTTGCCGAGATGGAGCGCGAGGCACGCCGCCTCAAGGACCGCCTGTCCCGCATCGACGGCGTCCGACAGGTGCAAACCTGGGCCATCCCGGCGCGCGAGGTCACGGTCTCGCTCGACCTCGGGCGCATGGCGCAGCTGCGCATCCCGGTGTCGCAGGTGCTGCAGGCCATCCAGAGCGAGGACGCGAACATTCCCGGCGGGAGCGTCGATGCCGGGCAGCGCAAGTTCAACGTGAAGACGAGCGGGAGCTACCAGACGCTCGAGGAGGTGCGGGAGACGGTGGTGGCCGGTGCGGCAGGCGCAACGGTGCGGCTGCAGGACGTGGCCGACGTGCAGTGGCGCTACGCCGAGGCCAAGCACCTGGGGCGATACAACGGTGAGCGCGCCGCGTTCATCACCGCGAACATGAAGAACGCTCGCAACATCTCGCAGGTGCGCGACGAGATCTACGAGGTGCTGGACCGGTTCGAGCGCGACCTCCCCCCCACCATGACGGTGGCGCGCGGCTTTGACCAGTCGCGCAACGTGCAGGCGCGCCTGCAGAAGCTGGGGGGCGACTTCCTGCTGGCGATCCTCCTCGTCCTCGTGACGCTCCTGCCGCTCGGGCTCCGCGCCGCGGGGGTGACGATGATCTCGATCCCGCTCTCGCTCGCCATCGGCATCTCGCTCCTCAAGGCAGCCGGCTACACCATCAACCAGCTGAGCATCGTCGGCTTCGTGATCGCACTGGGGCTCCTGGTCGACGACTCGATCGTGGTGGTGGAGAACATCGCCCGCTTCCTGCGCGAGGGGCACACGCGTACGCGCGCGGCGATCCTCGCCACGCAGCAGATCACGGTGGCGGTGCTGGGGACGACGGCGACGCTCATGTTCGCCTTCCTCCCGCTCCTCATGCTCCCCGGCGCGGTGGGGCAGTTCATCCGCGGGCTCCCGCTCGCCGTCACCTTCACCATCCTCGCCTCGCTCCTCGTCTCGCTCACCATCATCCCGTTCCTCTCGTCGGTGGTGCTCAAGGAGGAGCGCGACGCGCACGGCAACATCTTCCTGCGCGGGCTCAACCGCGTGATAGACGCCACGTACTCGCGCCTGCTGCACCGGGCGCTTGGCAAGCCGCGCACCACGCTGGCCGTGGCGGCGCTGCTCTTCGTCGCGTCGCTCGCCGCCATCCCGGTGGTCGGCTTCTCGCTCTTCCCGGCCGCCGGGACGCCGCAGTTCATGATCACGGTGGAGACGCCGGACGGCTGGTCGCTCGGCGCGACAAACGGTGTCGTGCAGCAAATCGAGAAGGAGCTCCTGCAGCGGCGTGACGTGCGCTCGGTCTTTGCCAACGTGGGGCGCGGCAACCCGCAGGTGTACTACAACGTCCTGCCGGGGGGCGAGCGCCCCAACGTGGGCGCGCTCTTCGTCCTCCTCGATGCCTACGACGGGCGCCACACCCCCGTGATGCTCGACTCGCTGCGCCGCCGCTTCGACCAGATCCCCAACGCGCGCATCCTCGTCAAGGAGTTCGAGAACGGGCCGCCCATCGAGGCACCCATAGCCTTGCGGCTGACGGGCGAGAACCTGGACACGCTGCGCACCCTCGCCGAGCGGCTGGAGAAGGTGATGGCGACCACCGCGGGGACGCGCGACGTGGTGAACCCGCTCCGCGTGAACCGCACCGACCTCAAGCTCGACATCGATCGCGCCAAGGCGGGGCTGCTCGCGATTCCCACCGTGGAGATCGACCGCACGGTGCGCCTCGGCATTGCCGGGCTGCGCGCCGGCTCGTTCCGCGACCACGACGGCGAGGAGTACGACATCACCGTGCGCCTCCCGCGCGGCGAGCACCAGGTGCTCTCGGCGCTCGACCAGGTGCACGTCGCCTCGCTCTCAGGGGCGCAGGTCCCGCTCTCCCAGGTGGCAACGGTCCGCTTCGAATCGTCGCCCCCGCGCATCGTGCACCAGGACGCCGAGCGCGCCGTGACCGTGACCGCGTACACCGAGACCGGCTTCAACACCGACCGCGTTACCAAGGCCGTCCTGGCGCGCATCCCCGACCTCGACCTCCCCAGCGGCTATCGCCTGGTCCCCGCCGGCGAGCTGGAGTCGCGGCAGGAGAGCTTTGGCGGATTGGGCACGGCGATCATCCTCGCCACGTTCGGCATCCTCGCCATCCTCATCCTCGAGTTCCGCACCTTCAAGGGGATGGTGATCGTTGCGTCGGTCATCCCGTTAGGCATCATCGGCGGCATCGGCGCGCTCCTGCTCAGCGGCTACACGCTTTCCTTCACCGCCGTCATCGGCTTCGTGGCGCTCATCGGGATCGAGATCAAGAACTCGATCCTGCTCGTGGACTTCACCAACCAGCTGCGCGAGGAGGGGATGGCGTTGTACCAGGCGATCGAGACCGCGGGAAAGATCCGGTTCCTCCCCATCGTCCTCACCACGTTGACGGCCATCGGCGGGTTGCTCCCGCTGGCGGCGCAGGGCTCGTCGCTCTACTCGCCGCTGGCGCTGGTCATCATTGGCGGGTTGATCAGCTCGACGCTGCTGTCGCGCCTGGTGACGCCGGTGATGTACATGCTCCTGCCGCCCGCGTTAGGCTCGGCGATGGACGCCGACACGGCCGAGCATCGCGCGGTGCCGGCGGTGCTGCCCCCCGGGGTGTCGACGGGCGAGGCGGGAGGTGCGATGACCTAG
- a CDS encoding EAL domain-containing protein, whose amino-acid sequence MRPHFVAASLLPTDPPFSSPASTAERTLLSGTLAASMERVARLAVTVLGVPAATLALLGADRRTFRAGGFARPWVSHDSGVLVRTGLVTRALDNGGVLSLDDASAPGADKSMRLAASEMQIRSLALAALTRPDGTVLGTLVAMSDEARTWCQEQLRLLSELAETASTELQLRHALAERDMREQQLRHDSLHDGLTGLPNRALFMKRLTDASLRARRTGDGLFAVLFLDLDDFKLVNDSMGHQVGDEVLVTVARRLEECVRGGDIVARLGGDEFAILLERVTDARDTALVADRVQQALKAPMNIGGYEWITSASIGIVLSSSASERPEYLLRSADMAMYRAKHQGRARFELFDRAMHAEALSRLQLETDLRRAVERQEFLLHYQPIVSLADGRVHGVEALVRWKHAERGLIPPAEFIPVAEETGAIVPLGRWALREACAAVTALQSRIPTAEGLRLSVNLSVREFAQLDLVRAVSAILEETGLAPRQLQLEITESAIIGQQHPALQTIAELRGLGVRIHLDDFGTGYSSLSYLHRLPLDAIKIDRAFTTSMEQEDRPRHVVQAILSLVGAIGLEVIAEGVATADQLAMLRRMGCPYGQGYFFSRPMPLAEMEELLQRDPRW is encoded by the coding sequence ATGCGTCCTCACTTCGTGGCGGCGTCTCTTCTCCCCACCGATCCCCCGTTCTCGTCACCGGCGAGCACCGCCGAGCGCACGCTGCTCAGCGGGACCTTGGCCGCATCCATGGAACGGGTGGCGCGGCTGGCGGTGACGGTGCTGGGCGTTCCCGCTGCCACGCTCGCCCTGCTGGGGGCCGACCGCCGGACCTTTCGCGCCGGCGGATTCGCCCGCCCCTGGGTCTCGCACGACTCGGGGGTCCTGGTGCGCACCGGGCTCGTCACGCGCGCGCTCGACAACGGCGGCGTCCTCTCGCTCGACGATGCCAGCGCCCCGGGCGCCGACAAGTCGATGCGCCTGGCGGCGAGCGAGATGCAGATCCGGAGCCTCGCGCTGGCAGCGCTCACGCGCCCCGACGGGACGGTGCTGGGCACGCTGGTGGCGATGAGCGACGAGGCGCGCACCTGGTGCCAGGAGCAGCTACGCCTCCTGTCCGAGCTGGCGGAGACGGCGTCGACGGAGTTGCAGCTGCGGCATGCGCTGGCCGAGCGCGACATGCGCGAGCAGCAACTGCGCCACGACTCGCTGCACGACGGGCTCACCGGGCTGCCCAACCGGGCGCTGTTCATGAAGCGCCTGACGGACGCCTCGCTGCGCGCGCGGCGCACCGGCGATGGGCTTTTCGCCGTCCTCTTCCTCGACCTCGACGACTTCAAGCTGGTGAACGACAGCATGGGTCACCAGGTGGGCGACGAGGTGCTGGTGACGGTGGCGCGCCGCCTGGAGGAGTGCGTGCGCGGCGGCGACATCGTGGCGCGCCTGGGGGGCGACGAGTTCGCCATCCTCCTCGAGCGCGTGACCGATGCACGCGACACCGCGCTGGTGGCCGATCGCGTACAGCAGGCGCTCAAGGCGCCGATGAACATCGGCGGCTACGAATGGATCACCTCGGCGAGCATCGGCATCGTTCTGTCGAGTTCGGCCAGCGAGCGCCCGGAGTACCTCCTGCGCAGCGCCGACATGGCGATGTACCGGGCCAAGCACCAGGGGCGCGCCCGCTTCGAGTTGTTTGACCGCGCGATGCACGCCGAGGCGCTGTCGCGGTTGCAGCTGGAGACCGACCTGCGGCGCGCCGTCGAGCGACAGGAGTTCCTGCTGCACTACCAGCCCATCGTCTCGCTGGCGGACGGGCGGGTGCATGGGGTGGAGGCGCTGGTGCGCTGGAAGCACGCCGAGCGCGGGCTCATCCCGCCGGCCGAGTTCATCCCCGTGGCGGAAGAGACGGGGGCGATCGTCCCGCTGGGGCGGTGGGCACTGCGCGAAGCCTGCGCCGCCGTCACGGCGCTGCAGTCGCGCATTCCCACCGCCGAGGGGTTGCGCCTGTCGGTGAACCTCTCGGTGCGCGAGTTCGCGCAGCTCGACCTGGTGCGCGCGGTCTCGGCGATCCTCGAAGAGACCGGGCTGGCGCCGCGGCAGTTGCAGCTGGAAATCACGGAGAGCGCGATCATTGGCCAGCAACACCCCGCGCTGCAGACCATCGCCGAGCTGCGCGGACTGGGGGTGCGCATCCACCTCGACGACTTCGGGACGGGCTACTCGTCGTTGAGCTACCTGCACCGCCTCCCGCTCGACGCCATCAAGATCGATCGTGCCTTCACGACCTCGATGGAGCAGGAGGACCGCCCGCGGCACGTGGTGCAGGCGATCCTCTCGCTGGTGGGGGCGATCGGCCTCGAGGTCATCGCCGAGGGGGTCGCCACGGCCGACCAGTTGGCCATGCTGCGCCGCATGGGGTGCCCCTACGGCCAGGGCTACTTCTTCTCGCGCCCCATGCCCCTGGCGGAGATGGAAGAACTCCTGCAGCGCGATCCGCGCTGGTAG
- a CDS encoding M55 family metallopeptidase yields MALALLLLAIAAPATLHGQQAPKKKVYISVDLEGITGVVASTQTSPSGQNYEWARRQMIAETNAAIEGAFAGGATEVLVNDSHGPQTNLRPDEIDRRATMITGQPKPLGMTQGLDSTFDAAVYIGYHAPGSTANAVHGHTFSGALKVVRLNGKEIGEYGLNAMIAGYWGVPVVFISGDKAAVEMAQDFIPGVDGLAVKEGIGYFAARTMNPLDARDRIRDGVRAALMKRIARQPVRLASPITLEIELDELSHADQVALVPGIRRSGRTVSYTSPDPLTIYKVARVAMSLSRD; encoded by the coding sequence GTGGCGCTCGCCCTGCTCCTCCTCGCCATCGCCGCACCGGCCACCCTCCACGGGCAGCAGGCGCCGAAGAAGAAGGTCTACATCTCGGTCGACCTGGAGGGGATCACCGGCGTGGTGGCCAGCACGCAGACGTCGCCGTCGGGGCAGAACTACGAGTGGGCGCGCCGGCAGATGATCGCCGAGACGAATGCGGCCATCGAGGGGGCGTTTGCGGGGGGGGCGACCGAGGTGCTGGTGAACGACTCGCACGGGCCGCAGACCAACCTGCGCCCCGATGAGATCGACCGGCGCGCGACGATGATCACCGGCCAGCCCAAGCCGTTAGGCATGACGCAGGGGCTCGACTCGACCTTCGACGCCGCCGTGTACATCGGCTATCACGCGCCCGGGTCGACCGCCAACGCGGTGCATGGGCACACCTTCTCCGGGGCGCTCAAGGTCGTGCGGCTGAACGGCAAGGAGATTGGCGAGTACGGTCTCAACGCGATGATTGCCGGCTACTGGGGCGTTCCGGTGGTCTTCATCTCCGGCGACAAGGCGGCGGTGGAGATGGCGCAGGACTTCATCCCGGGCGTGGACGGACTGGCGGTGAAGGAAGGGATCGGATACTTCGCCGCGCGGACGATGAACCCGCTCGACGCGCGTGACCGCATCCGCGACGGCGTGCGCGCCGCGTTGATGAAGCGCATTGCGCGGCAGCCCGTGAGGCTCGCCTCGCCCATCACGCTGGAGATCGAGCTGGACGAGCTGTCGCACGCCGACCAGGTGGCGCTGGTGCCGGGAATCCGGCGCAGCGGGCGTACCGTCAGCTACACCTCGCCCGATCCGCTGACGATCTACAAGGTGGCGCGCGTGGCGATGTCGCTTTCGCGCGACTGA